In Chlorobiota bacterium, the sequence GCGGGGTGATGTTCGTTACAGCGTAGAATTGCTGGTCGCTCCCCTGCACAATCTGCTCGCCGCTGTGGCACGGGACCGCAAGCAGCGCCACCGAATTCACAACGTGGGTTTCGTAGGCTTCGTTCTTCATCGTCAGCCGATGCCTGCCTTGCCGGTCAACGATGGGCGGATGCTGCAATGGGTCGGTGTCCGCTGCCTCCAACGATGGCGCAATCGAACTTGAAAAACCTTCAGCATCGGCATAATGAACGCTGGTGGAAGGTCCGGAATAGAAGGTTGGGCAAGAACCGAAACAAGCCTTTGGATTAGTAATGCACGCAATGGTGATCGCTGCATTCATAACGGTGAGTTCCATTAGGTATCCTGTCACCGCACCATCCAATGACTCAATCGGCCGGTTAGTCTCAATAATGGCAATGTCCGCAGCTTGCAACGCCACTGCACCGCTATCAATAAACAAGCGGTTGACGTCGTATCGGCTGGCAGCGCCCGTAACGGTTTTCCCTAGCGAGTCGGCGACCCACCCCGAAACGAACACAAAGACCTCCCCGTTTTTCATGTGAACCTTCAAATAATCAGGCGCGGGGTTGGCCGTATGGATCATTGTGTTCACATCGCTGTAAGTGCTGCGGAAGGTGTGCTGAAGGGTATGGGTGCAGCATAATGCGCTAAGCATCAACAAACACAAACCCACAGCCCCCTTTTGCGTGAATGATAAGCCGGTGATTGCCATAGCCGATGGTAGATTAGATTGAACCGTGTTGAAGCCCGTACAAACTTCATCAATCGCACGTCCGGCAATGTCATGGCTTTGTCAAAGAGATGTCGGTAATCTATGCCCTCCTGAATCTGAAGCTGACTTTGTAAGATTCTTCAGCCGCAATTCCCCAACTGTTGGCGGGATGTGGGGCATGGGTGTATATTGGGTTCCGGTTTTCACGGAGGGCTCGCATAATGGTATTGCAGCGGTCTTGAAAACCGCCGGGCGCAAGCCTGTGGGGGTTCGAGTCCCTCGCCCTCCGCTCACGTAACGTCGTTGGAATCGCCAAAGCGGCGGCCAGTGCAGCCTATTTCATCGCTTGCTGGCCTCCGCTTCTGTTTCGCAACAATCGGCTTGTTATTTTCGGTGCGTTTCCGGTGCGATTGCCATTTCCGCCAAGCAACAACAGCAACGTCTGCATCCATTGCTTCGATATGCCCAGACTTCCGCACAACTTCCGCCAACCCCTTCTGTTTGGGACCCTGTTGCTGGCCCTGGCAACCCTTAGCGGCTGCTTGCTTGCCGAACGGAAAATCTACCGCTTCACCCTGAACCCCGACGGCAGCGGAAGCGGCAGCATCACCTTCTACAACGTGATGTCGGTGGAGGAGGAGTCGGAGGATGCCAGCGTTAAGGATTTCACCGACCTGAAGGAACGCTATCTGAAGGGAACAGAGTTCGAGGACCAACGCCCCGGGCTGACCAACGTGAAAAAACGCCTGTTCGAAGAAAATGGAACCCTGTGCGGGGAGTTCACCTTCGACTTCGCTTCCTACCAAGATGTTGGCCTGTACCGCTTTGAAGGAAAAGGTCCCTTCATGTATTTCACCCGCCCGGGTGATTTCAATCCTGAAATCTATCTCCGCTCCAACGGGACCTACGGCGGCGAAACCATGCCGGTCGTGTTTTGGCCGGAGGGAACCACCCGCATCGAGATGGAGGCCATGTACGACAAGCCGGAGCGGAAAGCAACATCGCTTCTCGGCTTGTACAAACGGTATGGCGACGACTGATCCCGCACGCAATGCTCATCTCCCAGTTCCTTCAAGAATTTCACCAAGAACTCCCCCTGTCGTTGGCAATGGCCGATGACCCCGTGGGGGTGCAGATTCTTGTTGAAGATCGCCCGCTGACCAACGTTGCCGTTGCCTACGAACTGGACGAGCCGACGATTGACCGCGCGATCCAAGAACATGCCGAACTGGTTGTGGCATTTCACCCCCTGATCTATCCATCGCTGAAACGTATCACCGGCGCAACCCGAGTGGAGCGTTGCGTGGCGCGGTTGATTACCGAGCGGATGGGGCTGCTGATTGTTCACACTGCGTTCGACGCGCACCCGAACGGCACAAGCGCGCTGTTTGCCCAGGCGCTTGGTTGCGCCAACATTGCGCCGCTTCAACCCGTGGCGATTCTGCCGAACGGAGGGATGGGGGCCATTGGAACTTTGGAACACCCGCTGACGCTGGAAGAATTGGCCAAGCAGGTTTGCGCGGTCTGCAAGGTTCCCACCGTGCGCGTTTCGGTTCCTGCGGGAAGCCGCGCCGATGCGGTGATTCGCCAAGTGGGAGTGTTGGGGGGAAGCGGGATGAGTTTTTACGACAGCGCGGTGCAAGCCGGGGCCGATGTCTTCATCACTGCCGACGTGCGCTACCACGGGTTCCACAGCGCGAACGACCGAATCCCAGTGATTGACCCCGGGCATTTCGAGACAGAAATCTTTGTGGTTGATGGCGTGGCCCGATTGCTACAAACCACAGTGGAACGCACCGGAGCGGCCATTGCCGTGCACCCGCTTCACGAGGGGACCAACCCGGTTCGGTACCTCAGCTAATACTTTTCAGAACGCAAACAGCATTACCATTCAGGAGGCATAGAACACCGTGGATGAAGAACTAAAAAAACTGTACCAGCTCCAACGGGTTGATCTGGAGCTTGATGAGCTTGACGATCGCGGCGGTGAGCTTCCGACCGAGGTGGAAGCATTGAAGAAACGGGGCGACGCGCTAAAAATCGCTGCTGCAACCGAGGAGAAGAAACTGCGCGAGCTGCGGAAATCCCGCACCGACACGCACGCCGAAATGCAAAGCCTTACCGAACGGAAACGCACCCTGAACGAACGCTTGCGCACCGTCAGGAACAACCGCGAATACGACGCAACCACCACCGAGATTGAAGCCGCCGATGCCGAGGAGCAACGCCTTGCGCGCTACTTGGTGACGCTGGACACGCAGGAGGCAACGGTTATCAAGG encodes:
- a CDS encoding Nif3-like dinuclear metal center hexameric protein, which gives rise to MLISQFLQEFHQELPLSLAMADDPVGVQILVEDRPLTNVAVAYELDEPTIDRAIQEHAELVVAFHPLIYPSLKRITGATRVERCVARLITERMGLLIVHTAFDAHPNGTSALFAQALGCANIAPLQPVAILPNGGMGAIGTLEHPLTLEELAKQVCAVCKVPTVRVSVPAGSRADAVIRQVGVLGGSGMSFYDSAVQAGADVFITADVRYHGFHSANDRIPVIDPGHFETEIFVVDGVARLLQTTVERTGAAIAVHPLHEGTNPVRYLS